Below is a genomic region from Chitinophagales bacterium.
TCCGGTCGAGTTCATTTTCTACCATTTCATCAGTTACTTCCACGCTGTCAAGAATAGCCTGTGCCACCATGAGTTTTTCTGTCAGCGCTGCATTGAGGAGTTCGCATTTTAAATCAGGCGGTACAGGCGACGTTGCCTGGTAAGTGGTTTGCAGGTATTGCGCTTCAATTTCCGAAAGCAGGATCATGCGGTCGTCCACAATACCGACAATTTTATCGGCAAGAACAGGCTGTGCTTTCAGCAGGTAATTGGATAGCAGCAGCAAAATGAAAAGAGTGGTGCGCACGAATGGTAGAATAGGGTAAATCAATTATTTTCTAAGTCGGCCGGCAGATGTATCACTTTCCTGATAAGGTTAAAAGGCGTAACCCGCAATAACGGCGAAACTACCATTTTTTACCTTGTTGCGTTAACGGATGAGTCAAGGAATGATTCAAAGTCGCTTTTTTTCAAAGCTTCTTCATAGATGCTTTTATGGATTGCGCTGATAAAGGCCAGCTTTCGTTTATTCAGAATGATATTCGTGATCTCTTCCCTGACAAAATTAATCGGGGCATCATTTCCTTTTATCCGGTAGTCATCAAATTTCATGAGGTAAGCAAAACCGGAATCCGGTACTTCAAGATAGCTTCTGTTAAACTGCGCATTATCAAAATTAAATTTAGCGACCGGAAGAAACGCCGTGAGTTCATCCTTATTGTACCAGATGCTGTCAGAAATAGAGTAGCGCACTGCATTTTCAGTGCAAAATCCCCTGAGCTTCGGATAGTTGTCCGGCGTGGTGTTGCGCATCCAGCTTCTCACGGAATCAAGTTGCACCCTAGTGTCCATGCGAAGCATGATGTACTTCACCCTTGAGATACTCTGTTTGAGTTGGAAAGTCTCCTTATGATCCTGGTAATACTGCGCCACTTCTGCTGCATTCACCACGGTATCCAGTTTATCGTTCAGCAATTCCTTCTCATACAAATAAATCAGCAGCGACTCACGGTAATCCTTCATCTGCTCATTTAAAACTCTTTGTTCTTCCGGCAGGTTGTCCTGCGCATACCGGAGCAGCAGGTTGTGCCGTATCCAGCTGTCCACGTAGTTTTTTACCATTTGAATGCTGTCCTCCGGCCGGGCTGCACCTCTGCCTACTCCTTCCAGGTCGGATTGATAAAGAAACTTATCATATACACGGGCGACAGGTTTTTCACCTTCATCAGGATTACTGAAAAAATTGCAGGAGCCTGCTAAGGCCAGCAGAATGATAAGGATGTTAAACTGAAGAACTTTCATGCAGTGCTATAAACTGAATAGCGCAAGGTGTTAACCTTGCGCTATCTCGGTGTATTGATCTTGAAACGTTTGCTGCCGCAGTGGCCGGCTGCGAACAGGCAACTGTGAACGGTTTATTTTTTCACCATCGACTGAAAGACCTGCTCATTAACGGATACAGGATATTTTCTGCGAAGGTCGGTGATCCATGTTTTCTCCAGAGATTCCTGGTAGTCGGCTACTACGTACCCTTTCACTTCGCCCAGAGGTTTGGGTGCGGGTGGGAGCAATTGATTCACTTTAAGAATACGTATGGAAGAATCTGATTTAACCGTATAGGTCTTACCCGCTTCCCATCCCAGCTTTTCAATTTCAGAATCTTTGCCTTTTTCAAACTCTTCAGTCAGGATAGTCAGGTTATCAGGATCTTTCTTGTTTATCTTCGAAAGAATGGTCTCGTTGGCAGTTCCTTTTTCCAGGTATTTTGACAGTTGATCGGCCACAGCCTGATTCTTAGCAGTGAAGGTGGTTACCTGTGCACGTTCCTGTCCCATGTAGTTGGTCTTATGCGCCTCGTAAAATTCTTTGAGTCCCACAGTGTCTTCCACAGCTTTCGTCCATACTTTTTCACTGGCAAGATCGAAGAGCAGAATGCCGTTCATATATTCATCCATCAGGTCGTTGAAAGCGGGATACTTTGCTTCCAGCCGTTCATCTTCATAGGCTGTTACGCTGGCAGCCACATATTGGTCATACAGCTTGTTGTACATGTTGTCAATGCCGCCGAGGTTCATATACTTACGCTGATTCTTCACAATAAAATCAGCGAAGTCATTCTGCCTGAATGGCTTGATGCCGGGTTTGTAATTTGCATCAGCCAGTGCAAACATGGGTGTAACCATGCCGCGGCAGAGGGTATCGCTCCAGTTGCCTTTCAGCAGGCTGGAGTCCATGCGCTGACGCAGCTCATCTTTTGTTCCCGGTATTTCTTTGTACTTATAATCCTTTTTGAGTTTATTGATGAAAGCCTGTTTTGAATACTCCGACCAGGTTCCGTTTTCCACTTTTTTGCGGATGTCATCCTTCATCGATTCGTAGCTGCCCATCGGTTTCTTTTCAATCAGCTTGATAATGTGCCAGCCGAACTTCGTTTGTACCGGCGCAGAGATATCACCGGGATTTTTCAGACTGAATGCGGCATTCTCAAATTCGGCTACCATTTGTCCGGTGCCGAACGGAGACAGTTTGCCGCCATTGGCCGATGAAGTTTTATCCTGCGAAAACTGTTTCACCAGTTCATCCCAGTTTCCGCCGTTCTTAATCACACCTGATAAGGAATCAATCCTGCTCTTCGCCTTTTGCTTGTCTTCATCGGTTGCATTGTTCGGCACCTTAATAAAAAGATGCGCAACGGTAACGGTTCCGCGGGATGGCCGTGTTTCCATTGTCTGAATGAGGTGATAGCCGAAACGGGTACGTACCGGCAAACTGATAGTGCCGGGTTTAGTATTGTACGCCGCGGATTCAAACGGATAGATCACCTGCATGGCTGTAATCCATCCGAGGTCGCCCTTGTTGTCTTTTGCCGTAGGATCACTGGAAGAATCTGCAGCAAGGGTATTAAAGTTCTTCTTTCCGCTTACCAATAACTTTCTCCAGGCGGAAATCTTCTTGTATGCTTTTAAGGTATCGGCAGGGGAAGCATTCGGATCCAGCTTTACGAGGATGTGTTCAACATGCACATCGGTCTGCAGCCGTTTATAGGCTTCGCGGACAACGGCCGTATCATACATGTAAGAGGGCGTCAGTTTGCTGCGGTATGTTTTGAATTCATTCAGCACTGCGGCGGTGGTATCGAGTTTCATATCACGCGCTTCCTTTACTTTCAAACGGAAGTTGATATATAAATCGAGATAGTCGCGTAACGATTTTTCGCTGAAATCAGCTTCGCCGCTTACATTGGTCTTCTGGTACACCTTCACAAATTCATCTTTCGATACTTTCTCATTTCCGATAGTGAACAGGGTGGCGTTTTCAGGAGCTTGTGCATGAGTAAAAAAGGTGGCGAGGAGGAGCGCCATTACGATTAACGTACGTTTCATAAGAGAGGAAATGCTGTTGGTTTGGATTTTTTTTGGAGGACGCAAAGATATTTATTTTTAAGTAATGACCTAATTATCCACAAATGCCGGCTGGCATGATAACCTGTTGCGGTTACAGGGAGAAAGCAGGCGTCATTACAAAGTGAACAATAACTTATTCATGCGGCCTTTATCTGCTGTCAGGTGTCGCACCTTTACCTTGTTTTTACACCAACTGATTGCCTGCCGGCGTACCTTCACCCGCTCATGAATAACAAAGAATCCATTACAATTCAGCTGGCAGTATCCGCCTTTGCGAATGAAGGGAAGTGTATTGCGCACCACGATGGCAAGGTGGTATTCGTAAAAGGTGCCGTGCCCGGTGAATCGGTGAAAGCGCGCATCACCAAAAACAAAAAAGACTGGATGGAAGCCGACGTGGTGGAGATACTGGAACCATCGCCATTGCGGCAACAACCTTTTTGTGTGCACTTTGGGAAATGCGGAGGCTGTCAGTGGCAGCACCTGCAGTACGAAGCACAGCTCCGTTATAAAGAAGCATCGGTGATTGATACGCTGGAGCGAATGGGCAAAGTGGTGATCGGCAAAAAAGATCCGATGGTGGGAGCGCAGCAGAACCGCTATTACCGTAATAAACTGGAATTTACATTCTCCGACCGAGAATGGCTGATAGCTGAAGATTATGCCGCCAAAGGGCAACCACCGCAACCTGCTCTTGGTTTTCATCTGCCCGGCGCTTTTGACAGGGTATTTGATGTTAAATCATGCGACTTGCAACCAGCACTCAGCAACCGTATCAGGCTGGCGGTGAAGCAATACACACTCGACAATCATTATGATTATTTCTACCTGCGGAACCAAAGCGGCTTTATGCGTAACCTGATGATCAGGATGGCATCAACGGGCGAAGTAATGGTGCTGGTGGTTTTTGCACGGCCGGATCAGGCAATGATTGACGGACTCCTGCATTTTTTACACCTGCAGTTTCCGGAGATTACTTCACTGCAATATGTCATCAATCAGAAAAGGAATGATACGATCTATGATCTGCCGGTGATCACTTATGCCGGTGCCGATGTGATTTACGAATGCATCGATGACCTACGGTTCAGGATCAGCGCAAAATCCTTTTTTCAAACCAATACGATGCAGGCAGCGCGGTTATACGCCTGCGTAAAGGAATATGCCGCTTTGAAAGGAGATGAGCTGGTATATGATCTTTACACAGGCACAGGCAGCATTGCACTGTACCTGGCACGGTCTTGCAGAAAGGTGGTCGGTATAGAACAGGTTGAACAGGCCATTGAAGATGCCAAAGCAAATGCATTGCTCAACAATATCAGTAATGTATCATTTTATGTTGCAGACATTGCAAAAATTCCGGGTCAGCCATTTCATTTGCAAAATGGCGTGCCGGATGTGGTGATCACAGATCCACCAAGGGCAGGTATGCATCATGCTGTTGTAGCTGAATTGCTGCAAATGGCGCCCGATCGCATTGTTTATGTGAGTTGTAATGTAACAACACAGGCTCGTGATCTTAGTCTTTTGAATACTGCGTATTCGATTGAATGTATCCGGCCGTTTGATCTGTTCCCGCATACCAAGCATGTCGAAAATGTAGCATTGCTCCAAAAACGATAAGCACCGTTTAAAATACGGATGCGGTGGAAGCCGGAGCGTTGGCTATGGCAACCGTATCATTTTGCGGACACAGTCATAAACGCTCGCCTTGAAATGAAAAGACACATTCCCCGGTGTATAAAAAATCCGCGATATCAGGAGTTGATTTAATATCCTATTCGCTTCTGTTCAGCCACTTAAAATTCCGCTGCTAAAAAAATAACTGCATCCCCGGCTTCAATAATTATTAGCCCGATTATTGCTGACTGCTGCGGTTTGTCGTGCCAGGGGCGGAAGAAGTTTTCTTGTTTTAAGTATTTAATTAATATCTAATAAGTTAATGCTGACAGCAGTCATAGACCTGTTCAATGGATAAGTTTGTCCGGATGAGCGGATAATCGACCGTACAGTTTTGCAGTAATTGTTTGCAGGATGAAAAATGCCGGCAGGATTGATACAGATACATTGAACCATCGAACTCCAGATCCCTGGGACCATCATAACGTAAAACACAGCAGTATGAATAGCCATTTGTTTTTTTCAGGGAAAGAAGGGCACGGTGATGCACAAAACGGATCAGCCGTTGTCGTTGCCGGCACTATTCATTCTGCTTCATTCATGCCTGATGTTATGCAACAGGAAGTTGCGGTAAAACTAGATCTGCCGGCTGCAGGCACTGTCGCATGGAAGCTGGCACAGCATATTTCCTGTCAGCGGTTCAGAAGGCAATTACAGGAATAAAATACCTAACGATAACTACACACTCAACCAACCAAACCAATGCCAATGACTTTTACTGCTACGCACTATCTAAGAAAATTTAGTTATGCTTTAATCCTTTTAATCCCCATTTCATTATGCCATGTTGCATCATCCTTTGGCGCGATTGTTACCGACCTGAAAGCAACGTATCGCAATGGCCAGGTCTTTCTTACCTGGACCAACCCGGCGGGATCGCAGTTTCAATACAACATTTACCGGAGCACCGCCAAGTTTACAACCAGCAGTCAGCTTGTTACATCCAAGTTGATGGGATTTGTACGGGATAATTCATCGCAAAATATTCAGCTTTCGGCAGACCTGCCCGGCGATGTATATTATAAAATTGAAGATACGGGCCTGCCGCTGAGCAGCACGCAGGGCTTGTATGTGATAACCTGTACCGATAACCTGCCATTCTTTTATGCGGTAACGGTTACCGATCTTACCACATCCGTAGAGTCAAAAACGGTTACGGTGGGAAAGAACAGCCTATCTGCAGCAGTGAGCGAGACCGTAGCGAAACCAAGGCCGGTATTTCAGCAAACTGTTACTGCACCGGGCAATGAATTCAAAGACTACTACACACAATTTGTAAATAACCAGGAAACGGCGTTGTATCCTGCCATGAACAGCATCGGTTCATTTGGTTTCAATTTTTACCTGACCAAAAGAGGTAGCGCCACATCCTATCCGCTGATTGTGGTTTATGAAGGATCGGGTGCCGCCATCACATCCGGCGCAGGGCTGGATGGTGATATCACCAATTGTTATGTAATGGGCGTTTATGACTGGCTGCCGTTGCCAAACGGAACATCCGTGGGTATTGGCGACGGAACGTACTTTGCAGGCTACCATGAAAATTTCAACATCTATACGGATCAGAATCCGATTCCTGTTGCCGGCACGGTTAAGATGTATTGTCAGCGGCGGTATATAGAAGCCATCCGCTGGGCGAAGAAATATTTCCCGATTGACTCCACACGTGTTTATACAAAAGGTGTTTCCGCCAGCGGCTATGGCGCATTGCTTACGGGCATCTTTTTCCCGGATGAGATCAGTGCTGTATATGCCACGGTAGAGCCCATGTTTGTAAAACCCGTTGGCTCCAAAGGAGAATTGTATGAAGAGATGTGGGGCGCAAGCAGCAGCAACCTGAACTCCGACATAACAGATCCGGCGACAGGTGCACCCTTATCCGTATACCAGGCATTGGATGCACGCACAATGGTGAACCTCAAAGAAAATTTCAACCTGCCACTCCTGTTTGATGTGCATGGCAAAAAGGATGTAACCATCACCTGGTCGAGTAAAATTATTTCTTGGTTTGATTCCCTCGAATCGAATCACGTCGGCGGCGTTTTCTATTGGGATCAGCGCAATCATGGCGGCGACGGAAAAAATTTTCTGCCGGATGAAACCACACCCGATTTTTTCAGGTACCGCTCCAACAAAGCTTACCCGGCCTTTTCCAATTGCTCAGTGAACCAGGATCCGGGCAATGGTTCGCCATCATCGGGTGCTAAATACGGTGCTATTAATGGTTATCTCGACTGGGACGACAGCATCACCGACAATATCTGCGACTTCACCATCAATGTTTCCGTAAAGGATTTTTATGTAGGTGGTGTGCTTGATCCGGAACAATACAATTCCTGTTCAACGGATATTACGTTTCGCCGGATGCAGAATTTTAATCCGGCATCCGGGCAAACCATTAAGTGGAAAAACTTTGATGCATCAAATACCAAGATACAGAGCGGGAGTTTTATTTATACCGGCGGGCTGCTCACCATACAGGGGCTGACGGTGAACAAAACAGGCAACAGGATCGAACTGAAGATTGCAAACTGTAATAAGGCAGGAAAGGAAACCGACGAATGGACTTCACCGTCACGTGCCACATTCACGCATTCAGCTCAAGGTTATTCCATGGAGTTAATGTCGGCAGAACAGGGCAAAGGCTGGATTTACCTATACGATCTGACTGGAAGAATCGTCAGCCGCCAGCCGATCAGCTTTTCAGCGGGCATCAACAATTTTGATATTGCATCGCCCGGCAATGGTATCTTCCTGGTTAGTGTTCAGACACCTGCATGGACACAAACGGTAAAATTGTTTTTCTGAAGACCATGATAACATTCGATGCAACAGCCAGCCTCACAATAAGGCAATTGATGGCATGATTTATTTAATGGAAAACACAGCGGTTTTGCAGCACAGATTTATTTTGGATAGTGTTGCCGCTTCCTGTAACTTCACAGCAACCGTACTTTCTTTCAGTAAAGCGGTGAACCATGTCGTTGCCATTAAAAATATGGTTGTTCGTGCTGCTGCTGCATCTGCATGCATGTCAGTCTAACAGCAATGTAATTCAGGGAAAAGTGACTTATATCAACGACACTTCACGGCTTGAGGTGCCTGCCGGCGATGTCACGGTTTATCTGTATCAGTCCATCGTGCAATTCCAGGATCATCCTTCCGCCTTTGATAAATCTGCCACAACCGGATCGTCGGGTTATTATTCATTGTTTCCCCTGCAGGACGGCCCCTATTATGTGTATGCTGAAAAACTTGATACAAATGGAGCCGTACTGTATGCCACCGGTTCATCCGCCAATGTGGACGGGCATGAGACTAAGATTCTCGATCTGCTCCTCCATTAGTCAGGCGGTACACAGCGCACTTCATTTCTGATTCTGAGAATACGCGAGTATCTTCGCCGTCACCTAATTGTAAATGTCACAGCCGGTTTTTGTCCGTCACATTCCGAATATGTTCACCCTCGGCAACCTGTTGCTTGGTTGTTTGGGTGTCCTCTTTGCGTTCAACGATCACATCTTCCCGATAGAACTGAAAGAGCTCGATCCGTCGGGCAGCAACCTCGCCGTTATTTTCGGATATAATAACCGGCTTCACCTTTCATCGTTTATGATTTTTGGAGCCGCGGTACTCGATTTCTTCGATGGCTTTCTCGCACGGCTGCTGAAAGTCCATTCACCGATTGGCGCGCAGCTGGATTCACTGGCCGACGCAGTCACCTTTGGCGTGTTACCTACCTGCATCTATTATCAATTGCTGGGCGGTGCCTGGCAGCTGCAACCCGATGCATTGAATATTCCGATAGCTTACCAGTTACCATCGCTGCTGGTGGCGCTCTGTGCTGTTTACCGGCTGGCAAAATTCAATGTAGATGAAAGGCAGCATACAGGATTCATCGGCCTGGCTACACCGGCCAATGCATTGTTTGCCGCAGCTCTGCCGCTGATGGTTTTCACGAATGCCTTTCACCTGGCACCTTACATCCTGAACCCATGGTATCTGTATGCTGCCATCGCTTTATTTTCCTGGCTGATGGTAGCGGAAATACCCATGTTTGCACTGAAACCAAAATCATACGGCTGGAAGGGAAATGAAGTACTGCTGATTTTCCTGGCCGTCAGCATCTTGCTGATCATCGTATTAAAATATGCAGGCATTGCAGCGGTGATATTGCTGTATATCGCCATTTGCCTGGCACAATATTTTTTTGTGAAAAGAAAAGATCCATCGATTAAAACAGACTACTGAAAACGTTTTCATCATGACATACACTGCCGAAATAAAAGTTATGCCGCTTAAAGAATTACTCGATCCGCAAGGCAAAGCGGTGCTGCACGGATTAAATAATCTTGGTATGAAGGAAATGGGCGATGTCCGTATCGGTAAACACATTCAACTGAAGATTGAAGCAGATGATGCCAATGCAGCCAAAACGCTTGCCGAAGCAGCCTGCAAAAAACTGCTGGCGAATCCGGTGATGGAATATTTTGAATGCGAAGTGCATGAATAGCAGCCTGGTGAAAAACAGGTATGGCAGCCTGCCGCTTCGTGCTCTTCAGCATATACCATTGCAGCTGCGATGTTGCCCGCATTGGCTGACGCTGATTGTTTTCATTACAGTATCGGATGTAACCGCGCAGTCATCTGCCATTGATTATGCCACGAGGGTGATTGATACACTTACTTCATCCGCCATGAACGGAAGAGGTTATGTGGATTCTGCCGACTGGAAAGCTGCTGAATTTATCCGGCACTCGCTGCAGGAAAGCGGGTTGCAGTCATTTCATGAAAGCTATTACCAGCAATATCCGCTCAGTGTGAATGTTTTTCCGGGTGCCCTGCATTTTTCGGTGAATGATACGGTATTGTCGCCGGGCAAGGATTTTTTAGTGAATGCCGCTTCAGGCTCCTGCCGCGGAAAATTTGCCACAAGAAAAATCAGTTTACCGGCAGCAGATACTTCCCGCGCAGCAGTCTATAAACTGTGCAGCGATTTGTCTGAACGAAGCAACCGGCAGATTTTTTTACTTGTTCCGAAGGATCAGTTTACGGTGGCGCAGTATGCGAATTGGCAAGAGTCGCTGCAAACAACAAATGCATTCGGCGCAAAAGGTGTGGTGGAATATTCAGCGGATAAGCTCACCTGGCATGCTTCGCAGGAACAATTGCCATGGTGCTGGCTGCAGGTAAAAGGCAACCTGCCTGCAACCAAAAAAACAGTGGTAACAGTTGACATTGAAAGTAAATGGAAGAAAAACTACAGCAACCAAAATGTGATCGGGTTCGTTAAAGGAACAGCTGTGCCTGATTCCTTCCTGGTATTCACCGCACACTACGATCACCTTGGTCAGATGGGCGACAGCACCTATTTCCCCGGCGCGAATGACAATGCCAGCGGCACTTCCATGGTGATGAACCTGGCAAAATATTATACGGCGCATCCGCCGAAGTACTCAGTGGCATTTATGTTTTTCAGCGGTGAAGAACTGGGGCTGCTGGGTTCACAGTATTACGTGCATCACCCGCTTTTCCCGTTAGGTAACATTAAATTTTTAGTAAACCTTGATATTGTCGGAACAGGAGATGAAGGCATTAAAGTGGTAAACGGCACTGAATTTCCACAGCCGTTCAGGCAACTGGTTGTGCTGAATGAAAAAGAGCAACTGCTGAAAGTTGTTTCCCCGAGAGGCAAGGCCGCCAACAGTGATCACTATTCGTTTTTTGAAAAGGGAGTTCCCTGCTTTTTCATCTATACCATGGGCGGCATTGCGGCTTACCATGATGTGTATGACCGTGCGCAGACACTGCCGTTAACCGCTTATGATAACCTGTTCCGGTTGCTGACAGAATTTGCCGGCACTTTTTAACCCATGCCATTCGTTGTTTGTGCACCTTGTAATGTTTAATACCGTTCATGCTCTATATCGTACCCACACCCATCGGCAACCTTGAAGACATGACACTGCGCGCCATCAGGGTGCTGAAGGAAGCGCAGCTGATACTGGCCGAAGACACACGCAAGTCGGGGATTTTGCTGCAGCATTTTGCAATTGACACCAAAATGATTCCCTACCATCAGCACAACGAGCATGAAGTAACGGCGCAACTGGTGCAACGCCTGAAGCATGGCGAACAACTGGCCATGATTTCCGATGCCGGCACTCCCGGCATTTCCGATGCAGGTTACCTGCTGGTGCGCGAATGTGTAAAGGAAAATGTTCCGGTCACGTGTTTGCCCGGCGCCACTGCATTTGTGCCGGCACTGCTGGTTTCGGGATTTCCTGCCAGTGAATTTCTCTTTGCCGGCTTCCTCCCGCAAAAAAAAGGAAGGCAGACAAGACTGAAATCGCTGGCTTTGGAAAAACGTACCATCATCCTCTATGAATCACCGAACCGGCTCGATAAATTGCTGGAAGAGCTGTGCGAATTTTTCGGGGCACACCGGAAAATAAGTGTATCCCGCGAACTGACTAAAATGTTTGAAGAAACACAGCGAGGCACGGCCACTACCTTGCTTTCGCATTATAAAACCAAACCGGTGAAGGGTGAGATTGTAGTGGTAATTGAAGGAGCGGGCTGACTGTTTATTACAACTTACATCGAAGCACATGCGTAAATCAACTAAATACTTTCTTGCCATCTCCGCCGGCATCTTACTGTGGTTAGCATGGCCGCCACTGCCTTTTTTTCCTTTGTTGTTTATCGGCTTCGTGCCTGTTCTCTGGCTCGAGGATACCTGTGGCAAGGCCGCTCATTCCGCAGGAAATTTTTTCGGTTACAGCTATCTCGCTTTGTTCATATGGAATATCGGCACAACGTGGTGGGTCGGTGCCACCTATTTTGGAACCAAAGATATCTCTACCGCTTTTGCCGGAATTTTTGCCAACACCGCCAACCCGTTGCTTATGTGCATTCCCTTGCTTGGCTTTCACCGCACCAAGAAGCAACTCGGTGAAACGTGGGGCTATGTTTCACTGGTGGCCTACTGGATCACCTTCGAATACATTCACCTGCGGTGGGATCTCACCTGGCCGTGGCTTACACTGGGCAATGGCTTCGCGCAGTTTCCACAGGTGGTGCAATGGTATGAATACACTGGCGTCTTTGGCGGAACAGCCTGGATATTGACTGCCAATATTCTTATTTATCAGTTGATAAAAGGGAGTGTGCAAAGCGCACAGCCTTCGGCAAAGGAGCGAAAATTATTCAGCAAAAATTATTTGCCGGTTGCATTGCTGATACTTTTGCCGGTTGCCTTTTCCCTGGCTGTTTATTTTTCCTACCGGGAAAAAGGCGCAGGTAAAGAAGTGGTGTTGATTCAACCCAATATTGATCCATACAATGAAAAATTCGACTTCACCACGCTGGATAAACAACTGGACGCCTTGTTGCAGCTCTCCCAAAAAAGCATTGATGCAGAAACGGATTACCTGGTATGGCCTGAAACCGCAATTCCGCAGGGAATATTTCTCAATGACCTTTCCGCCGATAAAACCATTGACGCACTCAAACAATTTTTGTTGCCGTATCCGCAGCTGAAGCTGGTTACCGGCATAAATGCTTACAAAAAGTATGATACCAAAGAA
It encodes:
- a CDS encoding peptidylprolyl isomerase, producing MKRTLIVMALLLATFFTHAQAPENATLFTIGNEKVSKDEFVKVYQKTNVSGEADFSEKSLRDYLDLYINFRLKVKEARDMKLDTTAAVLNEFKTYRSKLTPSYMYDTAVVREAYKRLQTDVHVEHILVKLDPNASPADTLKAYKKISAWRKLLVSGKKNFNTLAADSSSDPTAKDNKGDLGWITAMQVIYPFESAAYNTKPGTISLPVRTRFGYHLIQTMETRPSRGTVTVAHLFIKVPNNATDEDKQKAKSRIDSLSGVIKNGGNWDELVKQFSQDKTSSANGGKLSPFGTGQMVAEFENAAFSLKNPGDISAPVQTKFGWHIIKLIEKKPMGSYESMKDDIRKKVENGTWSEYSKQAFINKLKKDYKYKEIPGTKDELRQRMDSSLLKGNWSDTLCRGMVTPMFALADANYKPGIKPFRQNDFADFIVKNQRKYMNLGGIDNMYNKLYDQYVAASVTAYEDERLEAKYPAFNDLMDEYMNGILLFDLASEKVWTKAVEDTVGLKEFYEAHKTNYMGQERAQVTTFTAKNQAVADQLSKYLEKGTANETILSKINKKDPDNLTILTEEFEKGKDSEIEKLGWEAGKTYTVKSDSSIRILKVNQLLPPAPKPLGEVKGYVVADYQESLEKTWITDLRRKYPVSVNEQVFQSMVKK
- the rlmD gene encoding 23S rRNA (uracil(1939)-C(5))-methyltransferase RlmD; its protein translation is MNNKESITIQLAVSAFANEGKCIAHHDGKVVFVKGAVPGESVKARITKNKKDWMEADVVEILEPSPLRQQPFCVHFGKCGGCQWQHLQYEAQLRYKEASVIDTLERMGKVVIGKKDPMVGAQQNRYYRNKLEFTFSDREWLIAEDYAAKGQPPQPALGFHLPGAFDRVFDVKSCDLQPALSNRIRLAVKQYTLDNHYDYFYLRNQSGFMRNLMIRMASTGEVMVLVVFARPDQAMIDGLLHFLHLQFPEITSLQYVINQKRNDTIYDLPVITYAGADVIYECIDDLRFRISAKSFFQTNTMQAARLYACVKEYAALKGDELVYDLYTGTGSIALYLARSCRKVVGIEQVEQAIEDAKANALLNNISNVSFYVADIAKIPGQPFHLQNGVPDVVITDPPRAGMHHAVVAELLQMAPDRIVYVSCNVTTQARDLSLLNTAYSIECIRPFDLFPHTKHVENVALLQKR
- a CDS encoding T9SS type A sorting domain-containing protein, translated to MTFTATHYLRKFSYALILLIPISLCHVASSFGAIVTDLKATYRNGQVFLTWTNPAGSQFQYNIYRSTAKFTTSSQLVTSKLMGFVRDNSSQNIQLSADLPGDVYYKIEDTGLPLSSTQGLYVITCTDNLPFFYAVTVTDLTTSVESKTVTVGKNSLSAAVSETVAKPRPVFQQTVTAPGNEFKDYYTQFVNNQETALYPAMNSIGSFGFNFYLTKRGSATSYPLIVVYEGSGAAITSGAGLDGDITNCYVMGVYDWLPLPNGTSVGIGDGTYFAGYHENFNIYTDQNPIPVAGTVKMYCQRRYIEAIRWAKKYFPIDSTRVYTKGVSASGYGALLTGIFFPDEISAVYATVEPMFVKPVGSKGELYEEMWGASSSNLNSDITDPATGAPLSVYQALDARTMVNLKENFNLPLLFDVHGKKDVTITWSSKIISWFDSLESNHVGGVFYWDQRNHGGDGKNFLPDETTPDFFRYRSNKAYPAFSNCSVNQDPGNGSPSSGAKYGAINGYLDWDDSITDNICDFTINVSVKDFYVGGVLDPEQYNSCSTDITFRRMQNFNPASGQTIKWKNFDASNTKIQSGSFIYTGGLLTIQGLTVNKTGNRIELKIANCNKAGKETDEWTSPSRATFTHSAQGYSMELMSAEQGKGWIYLYDLTGRIVSRQPISFSAGINNFDIASPGNGIFLVSVQTPAWTQTVKLFF
- a CDS encoding carboxypeptidase-like regulatory domain-containing protein encodes the protein MSLPLKIWLFVLLLHLHACQSNSNVIQGKVTYINDTSRLEVPAGDVTVYLYQSIVQFQDHPSAFDKSATTGSSGYYSLFPLQDGPYYVYAEKLDTNGAVLYATGSSANVDGHETKILDLLLH
- a CDS encoding CDP-alcohol phosphatidyltransferase family protein, with translation MSQPVFVRHIPNMFTLGNLLLGCLGVLFAFNDHIFPIELKELDPSGSNLAVIFGYNNRLHLSSFMIFGAAVLDFFDGFLARLLKVHSPIGAQLDSLADAVTFGVLPTCIYYQLLGGAWQLQPDALNIPIAYQLPSLLVALCAVYRLAKFNVDERQHTGFIGLATPANALFAAALPLMVFTNAFHLAPYILNPWYLYAAIALFSWLMVAEIPMFALKPKSYGWKGNEVLLIFLAVSILLIIVLKYAGIAAVILLYIAICLAQYFFVKRKDPSIKTDY
- the purS gene encoding phosphoribosylformylglycinamidine synthase subunit PurS, which translates into the protein MTYTAEIKVMPLKELLDPQGKAVLHGLNNLGMKEMGDVRIGKHIQLKIEADDANAAKTLAEAACKKLLANPVMEYFECEVHE
- a CDS encoding M28 family peptidase, with protein sequence MNSSLVKNRYGSLPLRALQHIPLQLRCCPHWLTLIVFITVSDVTAQSSAIDYATRVIDTLTSSAMNGRGYVDSADWKAAEFIRHSLQESGLQSFHESYYQQYPLSVNVFPGALHFSVNDTVLSPGKDFLVNAASGSCRGKFATRKISLPAADTSRAAVYKLCSDLSERSNRQIFLLVPKDQFTVAQYANWQESLQTTNAFGAKGVVEYSADKLTWHASQEQLPWCWLQVKGNLPATKKTVVTVDIESKWKKNYSNQNVIGFVKGTAVPDSFLVFTAHYDHLGQMGDSTYFPGANDNASGTSMVMNLAKYYTAHPPKYSVAFMFFSGEELGLLGSQYYVHHPLFPLGNIKFLVNLDIVGTGDEGIKVVNGTEFPQPFRQLVVLNEKEQLLKVVSPRGKAANSDHYSFFEKGVPCFFIYTMGGIAAYHDVYDRAQTLPLTAYDNLFRLLTEFAGTF